The window TGTCTCCTCATTGGGAGGGACGACGCTGGTCCACTGTGTCTGGAATACTAGTCACAACTTGTCATGGACCATTCTGTCAAAACCAACGATCCAAAGCTGGTCTTCACTGGGATCTGCAAGGAAAGCAGGCACATCATCCGAGAAGCCATCAACAGTATTGTTCAAGGTTAGTATAAAAAAGAACTTTTGCTGCAAAGGTATGAGGTAAAGATTCCTAATACGTGACAAAATAGGTAACCTGATCCAGCTTGGCCTTTGTATTCTCCTTGAATCGTCCAAGAACTTTCTCCAGCaggttttttcaaattatgagaACAAATTTTCGTCCTTGAAAAGCTTGAAACCAAAACTCAAGATAATTAGGACCAAATGTTGGTTTCATGCTAAAAGTAGCTTTATTGTGTAAATACTGGTACACTTATACATGCTTAAGTATGTTCAGGGTATTGGGATAATAACCCAATCCTGTAAATAAACagaataatatacatgtatcacagtGTGACTGGAGAGTTTCTAGTCCTCATGCATGCAATGATCACCTTTATCCTTAAAGAGTCCAAGTTTTCGTACAATTATGTATGTTCAGACATTTATCCTATCTCGGGCGTCAGTGAATTCAAACACACAAACTCAGGCTTTGTCGTATTACAAATTTATCCAACAAAACTAGTCAAATTTGACATTGGGTGCAGCCTACAACTGTTTTTGAAGCACAACTGATAATTTATGATAGTCACAATGCAATTTATTGCATGTTCAAAGACTAAAAATAAGGGAGAAAATCTGACTCAAGCAGTGGTCAATCGAGCCACGATGTAAAACTGCCAGAATGCACATTTGTTGTACTCAAGTGTAAGTATGTTATCTGCATGTACACCTGTGCTTTCGACTGAAAATAAACCAAGTCCCAGGCATTCACTATTACACCTTTTAGTGTGTCCTTGCTATTAGCACTGTGTTTCTAAAGCAGCATATGGATGTGTGACAATGTGCCCATTATATCCCGTTGGACCACACTTTGCTATCACTGAGAAAACTAGCTGAAAATGACATTCTAATGGCGATATCCACAAGTCCATCCTTCTGTCATCTGGGGCTCAAGGAAGCCCCGGAACGTAGCTCCATCAGCAGACCACCTGGCACCATACCCTGCAATCAGAGCAAGAAGAAAGTGAGGCCATTTGAAAAGACAGTCTGGGAAAAATTAAGAACTTGATGGAAACATAATAATCATTGCAACCACTATAATCATATAATAATCCATCTTCAAGTAATTTCATCGAAACTTCTGTGTTTAACTCCTATATAGTGTCAGGAAAGATCCACATGATTATGTGTCAGCATTGTAATAGATACAGCACTTTTGTGAACACGTGCCCCTCAATGAAACTTTTCACATGTACTCACCATCAATTTGCCTGATTTCCAGAATCTCAACTTGGTGCTGAAAGTATAAAAAAACATTATCGTAAGTCTTCTTATGGATTAAAGatctctaatctatacttggtgaAATGCATTATATGTACAGCCAATGCATAATCTGAGGTAGTTCAAGTTTGAAGGTCATAGCTTGAAGGAAGCTTTTGAGGTAGAGTCCAGCTTCACTTCATTATGAAAGTGAATAAGCCGTCTTATCTTGTctttctgagacaccctgtcATGTCATTGTGACACCTCTGACTGTGTGCTTACTTGAAGCTGATGTATATTAATCCATGTGGCTTCATTCAGAATCCTATCAATCACTTTAACAGCATGGGCATTCTTTGCTTCCTCCGCTGAAATGAAGAGGTGAAATAGTAACAGAACTGAAAACTTCTCTACCAATCTGCTGGGAACATGCAAATTAGGTCTGCAGTCAGCGCTCATACATACATTATATGTGCCATCAATTAAAAGGTCACAACCGCTCCTGACTGGTTTAACAGTAAATCAGACCTGATCGGACAACTCTCTAAACTCAGTCAATTGTTTCAGAATTATTCAATATCAGTTGATTTGCACTGCCACCTGCACAACCTCATCAGAAACGCCATACAGTGGGGACAGAGGTAGTTCATAATAGGGACTTTGAATGGAGTTAAAGGGACTACCCGGCGGGTAGGTCCCCTGGCTCAAGTCTCATCAAATCTCATAGACACTATGTCAGAGTTTGGAGTGCAGATATGGGATATTTCAGCCATGTTCAATCCCAGGTGACTTACTTCCAGTGCTCTTCCCCCACCAACTAGCTGTCTGGTCTCTATGACCATGCTTGGCCAAAGCTCGTGCACCAACAGTCAACTCTGAATTAGCActgcagaagaaaaaaataattcctGAGTATAGGTCAATGTTTTGCATTATGACAATGAAGAACATTACTGATGAAATCAAATGTCTTTGTGATGCTTGGGCCTTTCATATCTAATGAACATGCACacctttgatacatgtatattgtagtCATTGGTTTTAGAAATCTAAAGAGTATGAAGACTGGATATAAACTGGAATTGGGCATTGCCCTTTTCAGTGCTGTTCTGAAGTCCTGACCACTTGTTCAGAGATACATAATAAGCaaagaatttgtttttaaaactcACCTATGCTTCTCATTGAATGTTTCCTCTAGTGTGTACCTTGGTGGAGGAAACATCTCGCAGGTCCCAACAGTTTTCCTGATTCCAAGCATATCCATTAATCCTCGCTTTCCAAGtctctgaaaatgacaaatgtgAGAGAATCTTTAGGCATCTTTTGTTTATCATAGGGAGCTTTTGACCCCAATACCTTCATTGATCAGCTACACATCATCAAAACATACTTAT is drawn from Lineus longissimus chromosome 1, tnLinLong1.2, whole genome shotgun sequence and contains these coding sequences:
- the LOC135497809 gene encoding uncharacterized protein LOC135497809; this encodes MYTRYKREMEEEIDLVDAVHKVLQKELDERESFLTKEDIMKLLVNDNAEARPFREGCKGYPAHPLYKEIGSVLQKWLDTGHCIVLDLPTYELFDEQGYEQVRQEYTKSIEGMMVGFKSLWSVWSPDERFYRVREILQRLGKRGLMDMLGIRKTVGTCEMFPPPRYTLEETFNEKHSANSELTVGARALAKHGHRDQTASWWGKSTGTEEAKNAHAVKVIDRILNEATWINIHQLQHQVEILEIRQIDGYGARWSADGATFRGFLEPQMTEGWTCGYRH